The DNA sequence aaaatctgatCTTTGCCAGATCAACAGTAGttgtaatttatatattgtacCAATTTATATTAATTCGTTAATTTACAGCTTGTGGATCGATGATTTATGGGCGATAGTGCATGTCCCGATCGATCGAGGCTTATAATTGGTACGTACGTagaaagctatatatatagccagTCCTGACATGATGAACTTGTTATAATTGAGAAGAGGTCGATATCATGATCGATATTGATCATCGATCATCAAGACTTTTATGAgcccattaattaattaaattaagtagTGGAATATCGATGCTCCTCTTGAAATTAtttagggtgtgtttggatattaaagtaTCGTCAatacttttcaagtattttcgtacttttgaaaatacttcacatgccaaataacttaaaatactctcaatgggatccACAAACCTACTTCAatatctactcataactattcacaaacattctataatacttatcactattatatataaataaaaaataaaatcactataatatttatcactattaaatataaaaaaaaccatataatatataaataaataaaatcactataatatataaataaaaaatatttatcactattatatataaataaaaaataaaatcgctataatatataaataaaaaataaaatcactataatatataaataaaaaatatttatcactattatatataaataaaaaataaaatcattataatatataaataaaaaataaaattgctataatatataaataaaaaataaaaatcattataatatataaataaaaaacaaaattactataatatttatcattattatatataaaagtaaaataaaatcactacaatatttattaatattaaaaaatcactataataaaatcattatatataatatttattactgaaaataaaatcactataatatttatgggacccacaattttaaattaactactcaaaagtcaataactcaacatacttcacacatccaaacaactcaaaatattttcaatgggacccacaaactcacttcaatctctactcataactattcacaaacattttcaacacttctcaacacttctcactatctAATCGTAACCTTAGTCAAAAAgcaaatctcatatatatatataatgctctTTCGATCGAATAATTACCTCATGAATTCCTGATCATCATAATACATTACTCGATCGATCGTAACGTCGTACTCGACGACCACAGGTACacctcatgcatgcatatatatatatatatatatatatataattaaagttgATCTGCAGGCCAATTACTAGCTACGGCCTTCTGATCAGAATAtctatacttatatataatatatatataattcctgATCTCCTAGCTCTTCATGCATGCTAAAACCATGCAGTACTActacttaaaaacaaaaaagaagcaaaagaaaaaggtaGCTCTTGAAATAACATGACTAAAAAAGCTGACTACGTACCAAAACAAGATTAAGACGTTTCTTATGATCAGTACTACTAGTGCATCATGCATTGagtattaatttttctatatattcaCGGTCCCATTAATTTAatccatctctctctcgctctctctatatatatagttgaaacGTCCCATTAAACCTTGACATAAATATACAGAAAACCGACAGCCAAAAAGCTCGATCGATCAATAACGAGAGATTATATATGAATTAGAatcatctcaaataaataaaaagctggtcatgacactacaagaaaactgtttatttgtggtcATTTAATTCCAACGAAATGACTATATATTTACAGctgaaatgagtatgttttgatcacaaataacatttttgtcgcaattaaatgaccacaaaaatctatttttcttgtagtgtgataCACGTTAAGTTGCTGTTCGAGTGGAGACTTTTCCATGCATGCACCACAATGAAAAGCCCCGCAGTAGACCTCATTGATGTTTCCCTAAGTCTAATATACTTTGAGCATATAATTTCGGTTGGCCTTTCTGATCAATCGCTGTTGAAACATATATTGTGATCTATATGCATATCTACATCCAGGAGAATAAATCAACGCGCGGTTTTTGTCCACGAATTTGCTAGCAGCTAgctacttataattaataagggcaatataatttgaaacatttttattcaagagatcttataaaaaaaattaaacatacaAATTGATGTTACTTaaggtaatatatatatcagattgtaaaacttctttttatttttaactagatctaatatatatatatatatatatatatatatcatgtcgattcatgtcaatttatactatttatttaaattgtaagGTCTCTATATAGACCAAATTacacttctctttttatttatttttttattttatcactagctatatttagttatatataattacacacACGATGAGTACTGATCAGGTTttccatgaaaaaataatattatattaatttaatattataagtgcctgtatatatatatatatatatatatatatatatagcactgcatgccaacattttcttcaaattaattaattaaccaagTTCAAAGCTCGGGGCCAATTAGCTTATAACTTGAGCTGATGATcaggaaagaagaaaattaataatcaaGACATAAAAATTATCATTTGATTTTCTATCCTTCTTTATTCTAGCAACTATCGAGTGTTTGGATATTCAGGTATCGAGCACTTCTTCGCAATATTTTAGTGTTTGGCAGATGGGCTAGCTAGCTTCAATTCAACGATCGATCGAGCTGGCCGCTTCATGGCCTACCAATAATTAAGAAGGTTgctttgatcatatatatatacacgacgATGTAATATTATTACTGCATATGTCGTACGTaccagtagtactagtagtacttataattatatatatatgcatgccctGTAAGTACGTAATGGATCCCATGGCTTCAGCTAGTTTACCATGCATATATCCAACACAAATAAATTAGTTATGTAAAAGCTGGAAGATCAAATTATTAATCCGTCCCCAAACAGAATATACATAGATTTAATTATTGGCTAGCTTCATGAACATGCCATCTTCCATGTCATAAACTttctatatatagtagctagTTTATGCTTAATCAAGGCATACCAccgatctctctccctctctgatctgatctctctctcaacttcataaaatcataatCCCGTACAAAATGCCGATCTCCTCTCGTTCAAAACTAGGAAATAACTCATGGGTAGTCTCAGTACTATCTGTGTTGGTAACCACTGAAATCTTGTTGTTTGTTGGATTGGCAGCTGGATCTCTGCTGCCAGCAACAACTGCACCAATATCATCTTCCCATTTCTCCCAATTCTCTTCTGGAGACAACATTTTCTCAGCTTATTGCAAGCGCGCCCCCCACAAAGCAGCTTGTGAATCCATGCTGTCATCGGTGCTAACTACAACAAGTACTACTACTGCGCCCCCACAAACCCTAGCAGATCTGTTTGACCACTCGGTCAAGTACAGCATGGGCCAGGCTCACTCGGCTCGAGCCCTTGCTTACAACCTTAGCCTTTCCTACCCCGGCAACCTAATTGGCGGCGGCATGAATGACTGCCTCGAGTTGCTCGAGGACAGTCTAGACCAGCTCTCCAATGTTGTCAACCGCGAGAATACGCCTAGCACCAGCATCGATGATGATGTCCGGACATGGCTTAGTGCTGCTCTTACTAATCAGGCAGCATGTCTCGAAAGCCTTGAGAATTATCGATTTAAGGTAGGGAAAGGCGTGATGGATGCTAAGGCTCAAAATTTGAGCCATTTCATTAGCAACTCCCTAAACCTTTACATGTCTACCAAGCCAAAGGAGGCGGCAAAAAAGTCGAGCACAAGATCAAGTACTGGTGGCAGTAGAAAAATGTTGTCGGAGGATTTTCCGACGTGGGTGTCGGCGGCAGAACGGAAGCTTTTGGAAGCTTCGATAGGAGAGATAGAAGCAAATGCAGTGGTGGCAAAGGATGGGAGTGGGACGCACGGGAGCATAGGAGAGGCACTTGAGCTGGTGGCATCATTGGCGGATGGGGGTAGGACTGTAATTCACGTAAAAGCAGGGACTTATCGGGAAAATCTAAACATTCCCACTAAGCAACATAATGTCATGTTGGTTGGGGATGGAAAGGGCCTAACAGTCATTGTTGGTGATAAGAATTCTGATGATGGCTGGACCACTTTCCGGACTGCCACCgttggtacgtacgtacatctTATAATAAGGGAACTCACTACACgtacaatttttgtttttgtttttttttaatttattaaaaaggttgttattattttatttattagtccATGCACCAATAAACTTAATTTCAAATCGGTTTTTATTACCACTTTAAGATAATTTTGGCAAAAAACAAATGGGAATTAGCtcatttatctatttgtttttgtttttctaacaCCTGGCCGCGCCTTCTAGCTTGATCTTCGAGTATTGACAATATCTTAtgtatctttatatttatataatatctttctaaattagtctatatatattaaattatgcatcttcaaaattttgtataattataaatagtactatttctttaaatttaaaaaaatattattcactcTCCAAACATTATAATCTAGATATTGTAAATCAAGATCACATGGTACTTCTAATTAAAGTTGTTTTTGTTTGAgatcagtacgtacgtactagatcatacaaatttaaaatatataaatacgtacgttaaaaaaaattaacggaGTCCTagctaatttttttcaaaaagcttCCCTCTATCGGACTTGCACACATAATTTTGCTCTACATGCgtattttaaaaagtattttgagttAGAGATAATCATGATCTAAGACTAATTAATTTAACCTTTTTAATTGTTCAAATATAGCTAGCTTTCTTAggaaacattaatattatatctaaaaaaaataaaaaagaaacgttATTGTGATAgtccaattaattatattaccaAATTCTATATGAACTGattctacaagaaaattatttgtttgtgattagttgtttttaatgaaaatgattattttttgtcaaaatgatcagtatatttttatcataaataatcgTTATCGTCATAAATAACCCGtcacaagctagctagctagtggtCAAATTAAAATTGTGGGTGGATGGGCAGGCCATCGATATACCCATCGATGATCTCTAGCTTCACGTAGCCACacgttgattaaaaaaaacaccataACCAGCTCATGATCATGAgatcagaagaagaagataagccCAACTCTTAAGAAATGTTACTGGTAGTTAGATATATAGGGATCAGAAATATATTGGGATCACAATTTGTACTTAATTTGGTGGTTATGTACGTGTTTCTAAATAGTACTCATGActattcaaattaaattaatcatgTGGGGCTCCTgaccatatataattttgatatgcattaatatgtataatatggATGCGTGTCTCTTTCAGCCGCCATGGGAGATGGATTTATAGCTCGAGACATTACATTTGTGAACACTGCGGGCCCGGCAAAACACCAAGCTGTTGCCCTTCGTGTTGGTTCCGACAAGTCGGTGATTTTCCGATGCTCCATCCTCGGTTACCAAGACACCCTCTACACTCTCTCCAAACGCCAGTTTTATAGAGAAACCGACATCTATGGTACAGTAGATTTCATATTCGGCAACTCCGTGGCCGTCTTCCAAAACTGTGGCATATATGTGAGGAAGCCTGCGTCAGGGCAGGACAACTTCATCACAGCGCAAGGTCGGAGCAGCCCAGATGAAAACACCGGCATTTCGATCCATAACTGTAAGATAGAAGCAGCATCCGACCTCGCTCCTGTGCAGTCGAAGTTTGCTACGTATCTTGGAAGGCCATGGAAGCAGTATTCGAGGACGGTAATCATGCAGTCGTCTCTGGGTGGGTTAATTCACCAAGCAGGATGGTCGCCATGGTCGGGATCTTTTGCCTTGAAAACGCTGTACTATGGGGAATACATGAACTCAGGGCCTGGTGCCTCCACTTCTGGTAGGGTTAAGTGGCCTGGCTATCATTCTTCTCTCACGTCTGCTGAAGCTCAGACTTTTACCGTCGCAGGTTTTATCGCCGGAAATCTTTGGTTGCCCTCCACCGGGGTGTCTTTTGATTCAGGACTTCTTGGATGAACCATGCATGATCCTTGATTTCAGGCCTAGCTAGCCACCTTTCAagtgttcatattcaaaagccAAGTGTATGTTGCTAGCCGGAAAACATGATCCGGTCCCTAGCTATATTTGCCAATATctcattaattacaaataacTTGTTAATTAGtttgcattttctttctattttctaagCAACTTCGAAAAATCAGGCATAAAAAGAAGTTGgtgtatgcatgtatatatacatatcgaTCGTGTTTGTATGAAAGGATTTCAGAATCAATTAGTAAAGTCTGATCACAATAATAATGTTGTGTCCGTACTGTATTTCCTTT is a window from the Juglans regia cultivar Chandler chromosome 7, Walnut 2.0, whole genome shotgun sequence genome containing:
- the LOC108987346 gene encoding pectinesterase-like, encoding MPISSRSKLGNNSWVVSVLSVLVTTEILLFVGLAAGSLLPATTAPISSSHFSQFSSGDNIFSAYCKRAPHKAACESMLSSVLTTTSTTTAPPQTLADLFDHSVKYSMGQAHSARALAYNLSLSYPGNLIGGGMNDCLELLEDSLDQLSNVVNRENTPSTSIDDDVRTWLSAALTNQAACLESLENYRFKVGKGVMDAKAQNLSHFISNSLNLYMSTKPKEAAKKSSTRSSTGGSRKMLSEDFPTWVSAAERKLLEASIGEIEANAVVAKDGSGTHGSIGEALELVASLADGGRTVIHVKAGTYRENLNIPTKQHNVMLVGDGKGLTVIVGDKNSDDGWTTFRTATVAAMGDGFIARDITFVNTAGPAKHQAVALRVGSDKSVIFRCSILGYQDTLYTLSKRQFYRETDIYGTVDFIFGNSVAVFQNCGIYVRKPASGQDNFITAQGRSSPDENTGISIHNCKIEAASDLAPVQSKFATYLGRPWKQYSRTVIMQSSLGGLIHQAGWSPWSGSFALKTLYYGEYMNSGPGASTSGRVKWPGYHSSLTSAEAQTFTVAGFIAGNLWLPSTGVSFDSGLLG